GTTTTTGAATATGAATATGCTTGGGTTCAATTCTAGTGCCGATGATTAAGGCATGATGTCATAAAGGCAGATAGGTTAGATGTGTTACCTACCTGCCTTTTTATATTGTCTTTTTGTTTCTTGTTACAATACTGCGTTAAATTAATATTTAATCGTCTGTAAATCAATAACTTATATTAAGAAATGCTTATGAAAACTTAACTATAAAAAATGGTCAAGTCGCTGATTTTCAGTAACTTTGCAAATCACGACAAACGCAAAATTATATGAATACAGGACTTGACCAATATATGGATGTCTTTAAAGATGCAGTTGAAGATTCGGCTGCAAAGTTAACAAAAAGTTTTAAGAAAATACTCATCGAGGTGATAATTTTGTTCATGGTAATACCAAGAAAGATAAATTTCACCCAAATGGGGAGGTATGGCTCGCATGTTGAGCAAACCTATCGCAACGCATTCGGCTTGAAAAAGTCGAAGTGCATTGATTGGCTCAAACTTAATGTATCACTTGCCAAACGCTTCTTCGGTAAACAGGGAAGATGGGCTATTGCCATAGATCCCAGCTACATCAGCAAAGCTGGCAAGAAGACTCCACATATCGGTCGTTTTTGGTCAGGATGTGCACAGTCTGTTAAACATGGTCTCGAAATCATGGGTATTGGTCTCGTAGATATTGATGCCAAAGACAGCATGATGTTAAGAGCCCACCAGTCGCTAAGTAAAAAAGAACTGAGTCTTAGAAACAAGACTATGGTAGATTTCTATATCAGCGTCATTAAGCGTTATCGCAAGGAACTTCTCAAACTCTCAACCCTCATAGTTGCAGATGCCTACTTCTCTACAAGTACATTTGTTAATGGGATAAAGAAAGAAGGGTTCTCTTTGATAAGCCGCTTTCGTGTCAATGCTTGTCTTTTTTATGTCTATGCAGGTCCACGTACGGGAAAACGTGGTCGCCCCAAGACAAAGGATGGCAAGATTGATATGAAGAATCTTGACCTCACTCGAATGGAGAAGATGGAGATGAAAGATATAGAAGGAACAGCTTATACTTTGATTGCCTATTCCAAGGCACTCAAGTGTAAAGTTAGACTTGTCATCTGGCAGATACCGAATGGCAAGAAGAAACTATTCTTCTCTACAGACACCTCGGGTGAAGAGGTACTTCTTTATTATAGAACTTGGTTCCAGATCGAATTTTACTTTAAATGGATTAAGCAACACCTTCACATCAAATCCTTTTATGGAACTTCCGAGAATGCCATATATCTGCAAATCTGGATTGCCATATGCACATACTTGCTTTTAGCTTATGCAAAGAAAGTGATGCACATAGATCAATCGCTACACACTATTTCAAAGAACGTGGGTCTATTCCTTACGGACAAGACTCCTTTAAATGAATATTTAACAAAGCTGTTCCAACAGAAGAGACGGAGGATTGGCTATATCCTAGCCTTTTCAGACCCGATGATTTCTAAACGGGACAGCAGTGTTCCTCCACCAAGTGTTCCCACTTGCTTAGTAGCTGATATATATTGACGCTTAACGACAGTCATGCCATCTATATCATGATTTTCAGGCATATACTTCTCATCCTGGGCAACCTTGTGGTGTTCCATTCCTAAAGGAATCTGGTGGCGTATGCCTCGCATGATTTTCTTTCTCAGAACATCCTGTTCTATCGTCTCCACCTGGATATTGGTTTTGACAGCACACATACCACAACCTATATCCACGCCCACAGCATTCGGAATCACGACATTCCGGGTAGCAAGGACAGTTCCTATAGGCATACCTTTTCCTGCATGTACATCAGGCATCAACGCTAAATGATGAAAAACAAAAGGCAGGCTACAAAGGTTTGATATTTGTTGCCAAGCCGTAGCATCACACATATGTGCCCACATCTTAACAGGGGTTCCATTCATTGCAAATTCTTTCATTTTCTTAATCTCCTATCTTTTTTTGTGCAAAATTACAAAAGCGGTATGCAGTATTTTTGCGTAGGAGTACAAAATCTTCAAATTTCAGCAAAAATCGGCTGTTCAACAGGTTTATCAACTAATCTGCACCCCAATGAGCATGAAGAATCACCTTACTATTGTACTGCCGCAAGAATGGTATAGGATGTTGAAATTACATTCATCATAGCAGTGTCTCGATGGTATAGAACTGCCGATAGAAACGAGGGCAATACCCTTCAAACCGCAGCGTCTAAGCCTCACGGAGGTATTGCCCTCTATTATGAATACCTTATCAAGTGCAAAGATAACCAATTCATCTGAAATCAGCAAGAGAAATGGGGAAAGTTTTAATGTTGATGTATCATTCTCGTTGAAACAGCAGCTGAAAGTCGGACTTCTGCAAGAAAAACCTGCCATTTTGCTCCAATTGGCATGACAGTTTTTGACTGAAATCAAGAAATCATACCCTTTTCTGCATTTTCTTCCCAAAAAATTGTGCGCGCACACAAAAAGGCATTACCTTTGCACTCGAAAAGATTGAATAACGAATAATTAAAGTAAAGAAAGGGTAACATTATGATAGTATTAGGAATGACATTGGCAGTTGTAGCTGCTCTTTTTGCAGAGGTTGTAAATGTAAACAGGAAGATCAGCCTCGGCAAGTAAGCAAGCTTTGAGAGGCATCCATAGGATGCTTCCAATGAAGCTTCTCTAATGGATATTAGATGAGGTAAAGAAGATGTAGATTAGGATAACAGATTGATATAGAGAAAGGATAAGATTATGATGATTTTAGGAATGATTTTAGCTTTGGCTGTTGCAGCATGCGCTGAGTATGGTGCAAGATCCAACATGAAGAACTTCGCTTAACAGGCGATATTTCATGAAAATTTGAGAGAATTGTAGAAAGAAGTTTCCATATATATTATATAGAGATGGCAGTTGCAGGCGTTTGTGAAGATGCTTGCAGCTGCCTTTTCTTTTTGTATCTTTAGAGTGTCGAAATTCAAAATAAAAGTTGTACCTTTGCACCCAAGTTGAGATTACAAAATGAAAAAGGAACGTGAAACGGCAAACAAATATCGTCAGCAAGCTCTTGAAGGAGATTTGATGGCGATGAACAACATGGGTGTCTGCTATGCGCAAGGCATCGGTGTTGTGAAGAATCATGTGATGGCATTTCAGTGGTACATGAAGGCTGCTGAACTGGGAGATACTTACGCATGCTACAATGTGGCAGAATGCTACTACCAGGGAGATGGAGTGGAACAGGATTTCGAAAGAGCTCTTCATTGGTATCTGATTGCAGCAGAGAAAGGAGATGTACAATCACAGGTTAATGCTGCCAATGCATTTTACTTGGGTCAGGGAACTAAAGAAGACCACGTAAAGGCTCACCAATGGTGGCTGAAAGCTGCCCAAAGGGGACATCTTCAGAGCCAAAAGAATGTAGGTGCCAACTATTGGAATGGAGATGGAGTGGAGAAGGACTATAGTTGGGCAGCCTTTTGGTATGAAATGGCAGGTCAGCAAGGTGATGCACAGGCTCAGTTCTCTACCGGATGGTTCTATATGACCGGTACGGGCGTTAAACAGGACAAGCGCAAGGGACTCAAATGGATTCACAGAGCAACTGCCCAAGGATTTGAGCATGCCAAACAATGGTGCAGGGACAATGGTTATAGTATATATTAATAATGTAGTGAAACAAATGAAGACAGATTTACGATTGATACAAGAGCAGCAGCCTCTCATACACAACATAACCAATTATGTGGCTATGAACTTTGTTGCCAACAGCCTATTGGCTATTGGAGCATCATCTATCATGGCGCGTGCCAAGGAAGAAGTGGAGGAAATCAGTAGCAAGAGCAATGCCTTGGCTCTCAACCTGGGTGTTCCGGAAAGCACCACTGCTCACTCGATGATACTGGCAGGGGAAGCTGCCATGAAAAAAAGAATTCCTATCGTATTTGATGTGGTTGGAGTAGGAGCCACCCGCTTTCGTATGGATATAGCATCACAGATTATCCTCAGGTGTCACCCTACAGTCATCAAGGGAAATGCCAGTGAGATTCAGGCATTGTACTCTCACCAGACAGGCATGCAGGGAGTGGATAGTCACCAGGAAACCTATGAGGTTGAGAAACAAGCTAAGAAACTTGCTCAGCAACTTTCCTGTATCATAGTTGTAACTGGAGCCATAGACTTCATCACGGATGGCGAAAGAATGGCTTATGTTCATGAAGGACATCCCATGATGAGCAAGGTTACTGCAATGGGATGTACTGCCACCGGTATCGTTGGGGCATTCCTTGCTGTGAATTCCGATTCTTTGGAAGCAGCTGCTCATGCCATGAAAGCTATGGGAATTGCCGGAGAAAAGGCGGCTTCCATGTCTAGAGGCAATGGTAGCATGATGATTAACTTCCTCGATGAACTCTGCAATCTTGTGGCTTATGTCTAGGATTTTTAGAATCAAGAGACGTTCCTTCATGAAAAGCTTCATTGCTATCAATCTCTTTGGCATGATTGTTACTTGCGAAGAGCTTTCTAAAGAGGAACTCAACCATGAGCTCATACATACGGCCCAAGCAAAGGAGTTGTTGTATATCCCATTCTACCTCTGGTATGTCATTGAATGGTTTTTCTTATTTCTCAGATATCGGGATTGGATGTGGGCATATTACAACATCAGGTTTGAAAAGGAAGCCTATGCTCACCAAGAAGACCTGGAGTATTTAAATCGAAGACATCATTACTGCTATATATGATATAACGTGGGGCGCATATTCTTGCTATTCCCCAATTCTTTGGGGAATAGTTCTACACCTTTTCCCCAGATTCCAC
The Segatella copri DNA segment above includes these coding regions:
- a CDS encoding RtcB family protein, translating into MKEFAMNGTPVKMWAHMCDATAWQQISNLCSLPFVFHHLALMPDVHAGKGMPIGTVLATRNVVIPNAVGVDIGCGMCAVKTNIQVETIEQDVLRKKIMRGIRHQIPLGMEHHKVAQDEKYMPENHDIDGMTVVKRQYISATKQVGTLGGGTLLSRLEIIGSEKARI
- the thiM gene encoding hydroxyethylthiazole kinase, with the translated sequence MKTDLRLIQEQQPLIHNITNYVAMNFVANSLLAIGASSIMARAKEEVEEISSKSNALALNLGVPESTTAHSMILAGEAAMKKRIPIVFDVVGVGATRFRMDIASQIILRCHPTVIKGNASEIQALYSHQTGMQGVDSHQETYEVEKQAKKLAQQLSCIIVVTGAIDFITDGERMAYVHEGHPMMSKVTAMGCTATGIVGAFLAVNSDSLEAAAHAMKAMGIAGEKAASMSRGNGSMMINFLDELCNLVAYV
- a CDS encoding tetratricopeptide repeat protein: MKKERETANKYRQQALEGDLMAMNNMGVCYAQGIGVVKNHVMAFQWYMKAAELGDTYACYNVAECYYQGDGVEQDFERALHWYLIAAEKGDVQSQVNAANAFYLGQGTKEDHVKAHQWWLKAAQRGHLQSQKNVGANYWNGDGVEKDYSWAAFWYEMAGQQGDAQAQFSTGWFYMTGTGVKQDKRKGLKWIHRATAQGFEHAKQWCRDNGYSIY
- a CDS encoding transposase, whose protein sequence is MNTGLDQYMDVFKDAVEDSAAKLTKSFKKILIEVIILFMVIPRKINFTQMGRYGSHVEQTYRNAFGLKKSKCIDWLKLNVSLAKRFFGKQGRWAIAIDPSYISKAGKKTPHIGRFWSGCAQSVKHGLEIMGIGLVDIDAKDSMMLRAHQSLSKKELSLRNKTMVDFYISVIKRYRKELLKLSTLIVADAYFSTSTFVNGIKKEGFSLISRFRVNACLFYVYAGPRTGKRGRPKTKDGKIDMKNLDLTRMEKMEMKDIEGTAYTLIAYSKALKCKVRLVIWQIPNGKKKLFFSTDTSGEEVLLYYRTWFQIEFYFKWIKQHLHIKSFYGTSENAIYLQIWIAICTYLLLAYAKKVMHIDQSLHTISKNVGLFLTDKTPLNEYLTKLFQQKRRRIGYILAFSDPMISKRDSSVPPPSVPTCLVADIY